A single region of the Acidithiobacillus acidisediminis genome encodes:
- a CDS encoding ABC transporter permease — protein sequence MSSHPTDVSLSNSLVARPIPGMFRRIWGDSLRYWVGQYSHPMTWIGLGLFALLLAFSWVGPWLYPADPLAIHVNHLLVGPSWAYPMGTDNLGRNLMARMMSGGRATLEVGLLGSAIAMALGILFGMAAAMSPRWLDKVLMRLLDAILALPGIVLMIFFAAIVPLNTLSLILVLGGLSWPGLARIVRNEALAYKERDYVLAARQFGASTFYIARTHLLRSMLPILIVNATFMVADLILALSGLSFLGLGIQPPHASWGGLLNDGLQLVIIGPWWLIVFPGVAIFLAIVAMNVLGQGLLARLEGR from the coding sequence ATGAGTAGTCATCCTACCGATGTGAGCTTGAGCAATAGTTTGGTGGCGCGGCCCATCCCGGGCATGTTTCGGCGTATCTGGGGCGACTCCTTGCGCTATTGGGTGGGCCAGTATAGCCACCCCATGACGTGGATTGGTCTAGGGCTCTTCGCCTTGTTGCTGGCCTTCTCTTGGGTCGGTCCTTGGTTATATCCCGCTGATCCCCTGGCCATACACGTCAATCACCTCTTGGTCGGGCCGTCCTGGGCCTATCCCATGGGAACCGATAACCTGGGGCGCAACCTCATGGCGCGGATGATGTCGGGTGGACGAGCAACCCTGGAGGTGGGCCTGCTGGGATCGGCCATCGCTATGGCGCTGGGAATTCTATTTGGCATGGCGGCGGCCATGAGCCCGCGCTGGCTGGACAAGGTGCTGATGCGCCTGTTGGATGCCATCCTGGCGTTGCCCGGCATTGTCCTGATGATTTTCTTTGCCGCTATTGTACCGCTGAATACCCTGAGCCTGATCCTGGTTTTGGGGGGGCTGTCTTGGCCTGGTTTGGCGCGTATCGTGCGTAATGAGGCGCTGGCCTACAAAGAGCGAGATTATGTCTTGGCGGCCCGGCAATTTGGTGCGAGTACCTTCTACATTGCGCGTACCCATCTGCTGCGTTCCATGCTGCCGATCCTGATCGTCAATGCGACCTTCATGGTGGCCGATCTGATTCTGGCCCTCTCCGGGCTTTCTTTTCTGGGTCTGGGTATCCAACCGCCCCACGCCTCTTGGGGTGGGCTGCTCAATGATGGCCTGCAGCTGGTCATCATTGGGCCATGGTGGTTGATCGTCTTCCCCGGGGTTGCCATTTTCTTGGCCATCGTGGCGATGAATGTGCTGGGCCAGGGATTGTTGGCACGCCTGGAGGGTCGTTGA
- a CDS encoding ABC transporter ATP-binding protein: MSAWLEVEHLDVRFPLGEGGLLRESQGYVHALSDVSLHLDQGETIGLIGESGSGKSTLGRAILHLVRPTAGAVHFEGENLTALSEAAIRPFRLQMQMVFQDPYDSMNPRMTVGQIIMEPLNLQHIGTARGRRKKAEDLLERMGLDRRAMNRYPVQYSGGQRQRIAIARALSTEPRLLVLDEPTSGLDVSMQARILNLLKDLQSEMGLGYVFISHDLGAVSYLAQRIAVMYLGRIVELAPTRVLTQQPAHPYTVSLMDALPPMVRQNDQERLPPPSGEPPSPVHPPAGCAFHTRCPHVAARCKELRPPLQELSGGHYVACHFPLGGVGTAI; encoded by the coding sequence ATGAGCGCTTGGCTGGAGGTGGAACATCTCGACGTGCGCTTTCCTCTGGGTGAAGGGGGGCTACTGCGAGAGAGTCAGGGCTATGTCCATGCACTCAGTGATGTGAGTCTGCACCTCGATCAAGGGGAAACCATTGGTTTGATTGGGGAATCCGGTTCGGGTAAAAGTACCCTGGGGCGCGCCATCCTCCATCTGGTGCGTCCCACGGCGGGGGCTGTGCACTTTGAGGGAGAGAATCTGACGGCGTTGAGCGAGGCGGCGATTCGTCCCTTTCGACTGCAGATGCAGATGGTATTTCAGGACCCCTATGATTCCATGAATCCGCGGATGACGGTGGGTCAGATCATCATGGAGCCGCTGAACCTGCAGCACATTGGTACGGCGCGTGGTCGTCGCAAGAAGGCCGAGGATCTACTGGAGCGTATGGGGCTGGATCGTCGGGCAATGAATCGCTACCCGGTACAGTATTCCGGCGGGCAGCGGCAGCGGATTGCCATTGCCCGTGCCTTGAGCACGGAGCCACGTCTTTTGGTGTTGGATGAGCCGACGTCGGGGCTCGATGTCTCGATGCAGGCGCGCATTCTGAATTTGCTGAAAGATTTGCAAAGTGAGATGGGTCTGGGCTACGTCTTTATCAGTCACGATCTGGGAGCCGTATCCTATCTGGCCCAGCGTATTGCGGTGATGTATCTCGGGCGGATCGTGGAGTTGGCACCCACCCGAGTGCTTACGCAGCAACCCGCCCATCCCTATACGGTGTCTTTGATGGATGCCTTGCCGCCCATGGTTCGGCAAAACGACCAGGAACGCCTGCCACCGCCGAGTGGCGAGCCCCCGTCGCCAGTGCATCCCCCGGCGGGATGTGCCTTTCATACGCGTTGCCCACACGTGGCCGCGCGCTGTAAGGAACTGCGCCCCCCCTTACAGGAACTGAGCGGTGGGCATTACGTTGCCTGTCATTTTCCATTGGGGGGCGTGGGGACGGCGATTTGA
- a CDS encoding peptide ABC transporter substrate-binding protein has product MTRRFLGRVSIPGLRRTALAACMMAVPLLAQADSGSLTTVTSVGLSPPANVNSLMPIVNNDSSANSQIIALMFPPLLHVGVDLKINWQRSFAQDIVVSPDRRRFVIHLKPWRWSDGRPVTGKDVLASLKMIRAFGARYPNSGMGGMPEIIQQATAPNPQTVVLTLRRAVNPTWFELNGLSQLVPVPAWSWGRYSIDQLYRLQNQVSMVQVVDGPYRLLRFDPGRSLSFVRNAAYSGPPAPLQHLTFVMYSSASSAFWGLKSGDLQAGMIPHYLFAARGLVSNLQSCVSNGGYGFNYVTLNLHNPRVSFLASTPVRQAMALAINQEQIIRVAFHGLAVPSFNPVPSDPDTYLSPAMQQLVRHPQRAYDPARANALLAANGWHRGADGIRQRNGQRLVLSMIVPDMSETLIYTGELLKADWQRVGIDLHLHVVPFNLELAKLHPGGKWEAAMIVWSYNPDYYPSGDGLFDTGGGSNYGGYSSQRMDALIRASSTDSGNQALYAYEQYAYEQQPVIFLPYPQYLVKYAPGLSLAKLSQALYSVRCQPQQAVAP; this is encoded by the coding sequence GTGACGCGACGTTTTCTGGGGAGGGTATCGATACCGGGTTTGCGACGCACCGCCCTCGCGGCCTGCATGATGGCAGTTCCCCTACTTGCCCAGGCCGATTCTGGTAGCCTGACTACGGTCACCAGTGTGGGCCTGTCGCCACCGGCGAACGTGAATTCCCTGATGCCGATCGTCAACAACGATTCTTCCGCAAACAGCCAGATCATTGCCCTGATGTTCCCGCCGTTATTGCACGTGGGGGTCGACCTCAAAATCAATTGGCAGCGCTCCTTTGCTCAAGACATCGTGGTGAGCCCGGATCGGCGCCGATTTGTTATCCATCTGAAGCCTTGGCGCTGGTCCGATGGGCGGCCTGTGACTGGCAAGGATGTCTTGGCGTCGTTGAAGATGATTCGGGCCTTTGGAGCACGCTACCCCAATAGCGGGATGGGAGGGATGCCAGAGATTATTCAGCAGGCTACGGCGCCCAACCCCCAGACGGTTGTGCTGACCTTGCGGCGGGCCGTCAACCCGACTTGGTTTGAATTGAATGGCCTGTCACAACTGGTGCCGGTGCCGGCTTGGTCGTGGGGACGTTATTCCATTGATCAACTGTATCGCCTACAGAATCAGGTCAGCATGGTGCAGGTGGTGGATGGACCCTATCGTCTGCTGCGCTTCGACCCGGGCCGGAGCCTCAGCTTCGTCCGCAATGCCGCCTACTCCGGTCCTCCGGCGCCACTGCAACACCTGACCTTTGTGATGTATAGCTCGGCTTCCAGTGCCTTCTGGGGATTGAAGAGCGGCGACTTGCAGGCAGGCATGATCCCCCATTATCTCTTTGCGGCGCGGGGGTTGGTCAGCAATTTACAAAGCTGCGTCAGTAATGGAGGCTATGGGTTTAATTACGTCACTCTGAATCTGCATAATCCGCGGGTCTCATTTTTGGCCAGCACGCCGGTACGGCAAGCCATGGCACTGGCCATTAACCAGGAACAAATTATCCGGGTGGCGTTTCATGGTTTGGCGGTACCCAGTTTCAACCCCGTGCCTTCGGATCCAGATACCTATCTTTCTCCGGCCATGCAGCAACTGGTTCGTCATCCCCAGCGGGCGTATGATCCAGCGCGCGCCAATGCCTTACTGGCGGCCAATGGCTGGCACCGCGGCGCCGATGGTATTCGCCAACGAAACGGGCAACGCCTGGTTTTGAGCATGATCGTTCCCGACATGAGCGAGACCCTTATCTACACCGGCGAGCTTTTGAAGGCCGACTGGCAGCGCGTGGGTATCGATCTCCATCTCCATGTCGTTCCGTTCAATCTGGAGCTGGCCAAGTTGCATCCCGGTGGAAAATGGGAGGCCGCGATGATCGTCTGGTCCTATAACCCCGACTATTATCCCAGCGGCGACGGTCTCTTTGATACCGGGGGTGGCTCCAACTATGGAGGGTATTCCAGCCAGCGGATGGATGCCTTGATTCGTGCCAGTTCTACCGACTCGGGAAACCAAGCGCTTTATGCCTATGAACAGTATGCCTACGAGCAACAGCCAGTGATTTTTCTACCCTATCCACAGTATCTGGTGAAATACGCCCCGGGTTTATCCTTGGCAAAGCTCTCTCAGGCCCTGTATTCCGTGCGTTGCCAGCCACAGCAGGCGGTGGCTCCATGA
- a CDS encoding metallopeptidase TldD-related protein yields the protein MMTEVEGWVARLPDQLAQLAGIDELLFAGVYAERTDYARISKSRVNQSGMVDQRDLSLTLIQGQRQTRMDITAAWPSMAELSQWVAQLRDDLRQVPEDPWLNPSQEARQARGGDYGSSVDFNAMVAALCEAGASQDLVGIVTGGPQYYAVCSSIGHRLEFLGGGSMVDLSSFDPDNNASKALLANPTPAQLHALPRQMHKQLQALQLPVQTLRPDAYRAWLAPEALAELWGVLSWQGFTVEMLRSGMSPLRLLYSGERQLHADVSLWEDRAGLGLPTFTHDGHPLPGAIPLIQNGKAHDGLADSRAAKEFGVAINGSGYAAALSMGPGTLPDGDVLEAIGTGLYLGHLWYANVSDPASCRVTAMTRYDCFWVEGGRIVGPVAPSRIDSSLFQLLGEDLLALGQDLHRLPERHTYGQRAWGGMRLPGALTRVQVTL from the coding sequence ATGATGACGGAAGTGGAGGGCTGGGTCGCGAGGCTTCCAGATCAACTGGCCCAGTTGGCAGGAATAGACGAGCTGTTATTTGCCGGGGTCTACGCCGAACGCACGGATTACGCGCGGATCAGTAAGTCCCGAGTGAATCAGAGCGGTATGGTGGACCAGCGGGACCTGTCCTTGACCTTGATCCAGGGGCAACGTCAGACCCGCATGGATATCACGGCGGCATGGCCGTCGATGGCCGAGTTGTCGCAATGGGTCGCCCAGTTACGCGATGACTTGAGGCAGGTTCCTGAGGACCCCTGGCTCAACCCCAGCCAAGAAGCGCGGCAGGCCCGGGGTGGAGACTACGGTTCGTCGGTGGATTTTAATGCCATGGTTGCGGCCTTGTGTGAAGCGGGGGCCTCCCAGGACTTGGTGGGGATCGTGACCGGTGGTCCGCAGTATTACGCCGTGTGCAGTAGCATCGGCCATCGTCTGGAGTTTTTAGGCGGCGGCAGCATGGTGGATCTCAGCAGCTTTGACCCAGATAACAATGCCAGCAAGGCACTACTAGCCAACCCGACGCCAGCCCAGTTGCATGCCCTGCCCAGGCAGATGCACAAGCAATTGCAAGCCCTGCAGCTTCCGGTCCAGACCTTGCGGCCCGATGCCTACCGCGCGTGGCTGGCCCCCGAGGCGTTGGCGGAGTTGTGGGGTGTCTTGAGCTGGCAGGGCTTTACGGTGGAAATGCTGCGGAGTGGTATGAGTCCTCTGCGTCTCTTGTATAGCGGGGAGCGTCAGCTCCATGCAGACGTCTCTCTCTGGGAAGATCGTGCGGGCCTGGGACTGCCCACCTTCACCCACGATGGCCATCCGTTGCCGGGGGCCATTCCCCTGATCCAAAACGGCAAGGCGCATGATGGCTTGGCGGACTCCCGTGCCGCCAAGGAATTTGGCGTCGCCATCAACGGCTCGGGGTATGCCGCCGCTCTGTCCATGGGTCCGGGAACGTTGCCCGACGGCGATGTGCTCGAGGCGATCGGCACGGGCCTGTATTTGGGCCATCTCTGGTATGCCAACGTGTCCGATCCCGCCAGTTGTCGGGTGACGGCCATGACCCGTTATGATTGCTTTTGGGTCGAAGGCGGTCGAATTGTTGGACCGGTTGCCCCGTCGCGCATTGATTCCAGCCTCTTTCAACTGCTGGGTGAGGATTTGCTGGCCTTGGGTCAGGATTTGCATCGGCTCCCCGAACGTCATACCTATGGTCAACGCGCCTGGGGCGGGATGCGCCTGCCTGGGGCCTTGACGCGTGTCCAGGTGACTTTGTGA
- a CDS encoding ABC transporter permease — translation MIWRMILRRLGTSVLSLFLLVTIVFALIHATPGGPAYSILGMHATPQAVAALNKQMGLDHPLWQQYAVWWTHLFEGNLGYSFTQHAPVSSLMGSYLENSILLYVLATVIAIFFSIFIGMFQGYWAERTPGLIIGAGQIIVYSIPAFFIGVMLILFFAIDVSWFPPGGIGGDMSASGQAGTLSYLRHMVLPAVTIALPLTAGLSRYFGHQARAEYRQEYVRTARARGVPALRLAVQHVLRNAIRPLITVIGMMIPGIFVGGILTESVFNYPGLGWLLWRSALEQDYPTLTAIVLLIGVLTILGNLAADLTNSILDVRVRYE, via the coding sequence ATGATCTGGCGTATGATCTTGCGACGTCTGGGGACCTCAGTATTGTCATTATTTTTGTTGGTCACCATTGTTTTTGCCCTGATTCACGCCACACCCGGCGGACCTGCTTACAGTATTCTGGGTATGCACGCCACACCCCAGGCGGTGGCGGCATTGAACAAGCAAATGGGTTTGGATCATCCGCTCTGGCAACAATACGCCGTGTGGTGGACCCACCTGTTTGAGGGCAATTTGGGATATTCCTTCACTCAACACGCGCCGGTTTCCTCTCTCATGGGCTCGTATCTGGAAAACTCCATTCTGCTCTATGTCCTGGCAACGGTGATTGCCATTTTCTTTTCCATATTCATTGGCATGTTCCAGGGTTATTGGGCGGAGCGCACGCCGGGTCTGATCATTGGTGCTGGTCAGATCATCGTCTACTCCATCCCTGCCTTTTTTATCGGGGTCATGCTGATTCTGTTCTTTGCCATCGATGTGAGCTGGTTCCCGCCCGGCGGTATTGGGGGGGACATGAGCGCAAGTGGGCAAGCGGGCACCTTGAGTTATCTGCGGCACATGGTACTACCTGCTGTCACCATTGCCTTACCTTTAACTGCTGGACTGTCACGTTACTTTGGCCATCAGGCGCGTGCTGAGTACCGGCAGGAATACGTCCGCACTGCTCGCGCTCGCGGAGTGCCGGCGTTACGGCTCGCGGTGCAGCATGTTTTGCGCAATGCCATCCGTCCATTGATCACCGTGATTGGGATGATGATCCCCGGCATTTTTGTGGGCGGTATCCTGACTGAGAGCGTGTTCAATTATCCGGGACTGGGCTGGTTACTGTGGCGCTCGGCCCTGGAACAAGACTATCCCACCTTGACGGCGATCGTGCTGCTGATCGGAGTGCTCACCATCCTGGGTAATCTGGCAGCGGACTTGACCAACAGTATCTTGGATGTGCGGGTGCGCTATGAGTAG
- a CDS encoding peptide ABC transporter substrate-binding protein, whose protein sequence is MKNFCRVMGMALSMPLGFLGVATASATPIPHGGTIYTVPGVGIAPPAAVNGFNPLLTSSAYDSQVEGNLYAGLLWINRRFAINFNESIAKQIIVGPHHRSFTVLLHHFWRWSDGQPVTTADIAYTYHMILKLGPLYPGYDTGGIPKEIKSFQVLSPYAFRIVTTRPVNPQWFELSGLSQLTPYPKQAWSKYSVQQLNDNMTNLKFFKVVDGPFQLESFHPGRYVSIVPNPHYSGPNPPHVARVVFRFLNSNAGVFFALKRGAIQLGNLPNPLYPARKQLTNYRLHLAGPIWGFNYLGFNFANPHIAFIRNVLVRRAIMHAIDQDLMIKVIAYGHGSRAYGLIPTHPDTFLSPEAKALLRKGEYDPARAKQLLREAGWHRGPDGIREKNGRKLEFTLYMPPQMVRGPTLLTQMLGAVGIEVHLREKPFNEVYAEMIDPHNTHWQAVYLGWSQSAFPTGGSIFRCGGAQNSYHYCNAEMDRLQDAIRVHTGLKALYIYQNYFTEQQPVIVLPDWNLFIMAAKNIHGLQRALPPLGGFNPQFLWIDPEAKKTKE, encoded by the coding sequence TTGAAAAATTTTTGCCGCGTGATGGGAATGGCTTTGAGTATGCCATTGGGGTTCCTGGGTGTTGCCACAGCTTCTGCGACGCCGATCCCCCATGGAGGGACTATTTACACGGTGCCGGGTGTCGGTATAGCCCCGCCCGCGGCGGTAAACGGCTTCAATCCTCTACTCACCTCGTCGGCCTATGATAGTCAAGTGGAAGGTAATCTTTATGCGGGGTTACTGTGGATCAACCGGCGCTTTGCCATCAATTTCAACGAAAGCATTGCCAAGCAGATCATTGTGGGCCCGCATCACCGCAGCTTTACGGTCTTGTTGCACCATTTCTGGCGTTGGTCCGACGGCCAGCCGGTAACCACTGCGGATATCGCCTATACCTACCATATGATATTGAAGTTAGGACCTTTATACCCTGGCTATGATACCGGTGGAATCCCCAAGGAAATTAAGTCATTTCAAGTATTGAGTCCCTATGCATTTCGGATCGTGACTACTCGGCCGGTCAATCCGCAGTGGTTTGAGCTCAGTGGTCTGAGCCAGTTGACGCCATACCCCAAGCAGGCATGGTCAAAATATAGTGTTCAACAGCTCAACGACAATATGACCAATTTGAAATTTTTCAAGGTGGTGGATGGGCCATTTCAACTGGAGTCTTTTCATCCGGGACGCTATGTCAGCATTGTTCCCAATCCACATTATTCTGGTCCTAATCCGCCCCATGTGGCACGGGTTGTTTTTCGCTTCTTGAATTCCAACGCCGGTGTGTTTTTTGCGCTCAAGCGTGGTGCCATACAATTAGGAAACTTGCCTAACCCGCTGTACCCCGCGCGAAAGCAGTTGACCAATTATCGACTGCATCTGGCAGGGCCGATCTGGGGTTTCAATTATCTCGGCTTCAACTTTGCCAATCCGCATATCGCTTTTATCAGAAATGTCTTGGTTCGCCGCGCCATCATGCACGCGATTGATCAGGACCTAATGATCAAAGTCATTGCGTATGGCCACGGTAGTCGCGCTTATGGTCTGATTCCCACCCACCCCGATACCTTTCTCTCCCCTGAGGCGAAAGCCCTGTTGCGCAAAGGAGAATACGATCCCGCACGGGCAAAGCAACTACTGCGTGAGGCCGGATGGCACCGGGGTCCGGACGGTATTCGCGAAAAAAATGGGCGGAAATTGGAATTCACGCTCTATATGCCACCGCAAATGGTGCGTGGCCCCACACTGCTCACGCAGATGTTGGGCGCAGTGGGGATAGAGGTGCATTTACGGGAAAAGCCCTTCAATGAAGTCTATGCCGAGATGATCGATCCTCACAATACCCATTGGCAGGCGGTATACCTAGGCTGGAGCCAAAGCGCTTTCCCTACGGGGGGGTCCATCTTTCGCTGTGGCGGCGCACAGAACAGCTACCATTACTGCAATGCCGAGATGGATCGCCTACAAGACGCCATACGGGTACACACGGGCCTCAAGGCGCTGTATATATATCAAAACTATTTTACGGAGCAGCAACCCGTTATTGTCCTGCCCGACTGGAATTTGTTCATCATGGCGGCAAAGAACATCCATGGCCTGCAACGTGCCCTACCGCCCTTGGGAGGCTTCAATCCGCAATTCCTGTGGATTGATCCTGAAGCCAAAAAAACGAAGGAATGA
- a CDS encoding GNAT family N-acetyltransferase: protein MIYSPDVRILAVDFQPWAKILADIRMEVFVAEQGVPEALEMDDRDGACRHFLATVGEAFVGTVRLDVAQEGKIGRLAVRREWRQQGIGSQLMMAAQETAKGLGLSRVWCHAQTQALPFYWRLGYQAEGEEFVEAGISHYHLSLQLS, encoded by the coding sequence ATGATCTATTCCCCGGACGTGCGTATCTTGGCGGTGGATTTTCAGCCCTGGGCGAAAATCTTGGCAGATATTCGTATGGAGGTCTTTGTGGCCGAGCAGGGAGTACCCGAGGCCTTGGAAATGGACGACCGAGATGGGGCGTGTCGCCATTTCTTGGCCACGGTGGGAGAGGCCTTTGTGGGTACCGTGCGCTTGGATGTTGCGCAGGAAGGAAAGATCGGCCGTTTGGCGGTACGCAGGGAATGGCGTCAGCAGGGTATCGGTAGCCAACTCATGATGGCGGCGCAAGAAACCGCCAAGGGGTTGGGGCTGTCCCGGGTCTGGTGCCATGCCCAAACCCAGGCGCTGCCCTTTTATTGGCGCCTGGGATACCAGGCCGAAGGGGAAGAATTTGTCGAGGCAGGTATTTCCCATTACCACCTATCCCTGCAGTTGTCCTAG
- a CDS encoding TldD/PmbA family protein, producing the protein MNIVERPSLVALAERVLGELGGLAWWSLLLEERETLLLQVERGVGLAPFRSRGRSALIGVMAQGNVAYASVTDFSESAIRQAVEAAVQRAQSAASVALYHAQDWPMATESGDWHSAFAQGTPLSVQDGLHQLHALDTAMAQSPQVVDRYAGLETRAIDRLFWHAAGARQRQYTHLCLPRLRVTVSDGHEVQSRSFSPLGQGIASAELLQQLGFITETAQRLTVEARELVAAPNCPSGPWDLILSPGQMALQIHESIGHPLELDRILGDERNYAGWSFLQLADFGTLRYGSPLLNVVFDPAETGELAAYGFDDEGSKAERHYLIRDGVLQRPLGGARSAARANMPALACARVCDPLRPPIDRMANINLEPGNQSFAEIIASTERGIWMDENRSWSIDQQRDKFQFGCEWGRLVEQGEIKGWVKNPNYRGRTLAFWQALDAVGDRSTYAVSGSPYCGKGELNQSITVGHASPICRFHGIEVFGGAA; encoded by the coding sequence ATGAATATTGTGGAACGTCCGTCTTTGGTCGCGCTTGCCGAGCGTGTTCTTGGCGAGCTGGGGGGCTTGGCCTGGTGGTCCCTGCTTTTGGAGGAGCGCGAAACCCTGCTGCTGCAGGTAGAGCGTGGTGTCGGCCTGGCCCCGTTTCGGTCGCGCGGCCGCAGTGCCCTGATTGGGGTCATGGCTCAGGGGAATGTGGCCTACGCCTCTGTTACGGATTTTTCCGAGTCAGCCATTCGTCAGGCGGTGGAGGCCGCAGTGCAGCGCGCCCAGTCTGCCGCGTCCGTGGCCTTGTACCATGCGCAGGACTGGCCAATGGCGACGGAATCTGGCGATTGGCACTCGGCTTTTGCGCAAGGCACACCTCTATCCGTACAGGATGGCCTGCACCAGCTGCATGCGTTGGATACCGCGATGGCCCAGTCGCCCCAGGTGGTGGATAGATACGCCGGGCTGGAAACTCGGGCCATCGATAGGCTCTTCTGGCACGCTGCGGGCGCACGGCAACGACAATACACGCACCTCTGCCTTCCGCGCTTGCGGGTTACGGTCAGTGACGGTCACGAGGTGCAAAGCCGTAGCTTCAGCCCGTTGGGCCAGGGGATTGCCAGCGCGGAGCTGCTCCAGCAACTCGGTTTTATTACGGAGACAGCGCAACGCTTGACGGTGGAGGCGCGGGAGCTGGTGGCCGCGCCCAATTGCCCCAGCGGCCCTTGGGATCTGATCCTGTCGCCAGGACAAATGGCGTTACAGATTCATGAGAGCATTGGGCACCCGCTGGAATTGGACCGGATTCTTGGTGATGAGCGCAATTATGCGGGCTGGAGTTTTTTGCAATTGGCGGACTTTGGCACTTTGCGCTATGGGAGTCCCTTACTGAATGTGGTCTTCGATCCTGCTGAGACGGGAGAGCTGGCAGCCTATGGCTTTGATGATGAGGGTAGCAAGGCGGAGCGCCACTATCTGATTCGGGACGGGGTCTTGCAGCGGCCCCTGGGCGGAGCTCGCTCGGCGGCACGCGCCAATATGCCAGCACTGGCTTGTGCGCGGGTTTGCGATCCCTTGCGGCCGCCCATCGATCGTATGGCCAATATCAATCTGGAACCCGGCAATCAGAGCTTTGCTGAGATCATCGCCAGCACGGAACGCGGGATTTGGATGGACGAGAACCGATCTTGGTCCATCGATCAGCAGCGCGACAAGTTCCAGTTTGGTTGTGAGTGGGGGCGACTGGTGGAACAGGGAGAGATCAAAGGCTGGGTGAAAAATCCGAATTATCGCGGCCGCACCCTGGCGTTCTGGCAGGCCTTGGATGCCGTCGGCGATCGGTCCACCTACGCCGTGTCGGGCTCCCCCTACTGTGGCAAGGGGGAGTTGAACCAGTCCATTACTGTGGGGCACGCCTCGCCCATCTGCCGCTTTCACGGCATTGAAGTCTTTGGGGGTGCGGCATGA
- a CDS encoding ABC transporter ATP-binding protein — MEQNRLSERGMRTIAQGLGALHVEDLTVTFGRGKKTFQVIESLNFSVAPGETLGLVGESGSGKSMTAAALLGLLPWGGRISRGSVRLGDQELTHLSARAMRELRGREVGMIFQNPLSSLNPSMTVAQQIAEPYRLYLGADARAGRARALELLQEVGVPDAERRLDDYPHQFSGGMRQRVMIAMALACKPKLLIADEPTTALDVIIQAQILKLIRRLQREHGMAVIFITHDLSLVAEYADQVMVLYAGRTVERGRTPEFFANPRHPYSRALLNSIPRLANGDARLSDIDGLPPRPQAFPTGCRFAPRCTLRTEDCELRYPPASGEGHQFFCVHPVGGAA, encoded by the coding sequence ATGGAGCAAAATCGATTGTCCGAGCGGGGCATGCGTACCATAGCCCAGGGTCTTGGGGCGCTGCACGTGGAAGATCTGACCGTAACCTTTGGCCGCGGCAAGAAGACGTTTCAGGTCATTGAGTCCCTCAACTTTTCCGTAGCGCCGGGGGAGACCCTGGGTTTGGTGGGGGAGTCGGGATCAGGTAAGTCCATGACCGCGGCAGCACTGTTGGGCTTGCTGCCCTGGGGCGGGCGGATCTCTCGCGGGTCCGTGCGCTTAGGGGATCAGGAGTTGACCCATCTATCTGCCAGGGCAATGCGGGAACTGCGCGGGCGGGAGGTGGGCATGATCTTCCAGAACCCTCTGTCGTCCCTCAATCCGAGCATGACCGTGGCGCAGCAGATTGCCGAGCCGTATCGCCTGTATCTCGGGGCGGATGCCCGGGCAGGACGTGCTCGTGCCTTGGAACTCTTGCAGGAGGTGGGGGTGCCCGATGCCGAACGCCGATTGGATGACTATCCCCATCAGTTTTCAGGGGGGATGCGGCAGCGGGTGATGATTGCCATGGCCCTAGCGTGCAAGCCAAAGCTCCTGATTGCCGATGAGCCGACGACCGCCCTGGATGTCATCATTCAGGCGCAGATTTTGAAGTTGATTCGGCGCTTGCAGCGGGAGCACGGGATGGCCGTGATCTTCATCACCCATGATTTGTCTTTGGTCGCCGAATATGCGGATCAAGTCATGGTGCTGTATGCCGGCCGCACGGTGGAGCGTGGCCGCACCCCGGAGTTCTTTGCCAATCCTCGGCATCCCTACAGCCGCGCCTTGCTGAACTCCATCCCGAGACTCGCCAACGGCGATGCGCGTTTGAGCGATATCGACGGCCTGCCGCCCCGTCCTCAGGCCTTTCCTACCGGTTGTCGCTTTGCACCTCGCTGTACGTTACGGACGGAGGATTGTGAGCTCCGCTACCCCCCGGCCAGCGGCGAAGGCCACCAGTTCTTCTGTGTGCACCCCGTGGGAGGTGCCGCATGA